The Streptococcus oralis genome segment CGTCATGGCAAGCAGGGCTTGGCGTTGCTCAGCCGAGATAGGTTTTGTTAAGGAAGCAATCTGACTAGATTGGATGCTGAAATGTTCCTGGAAATGTTCTTTGATATCTTGGTTGGAATAATCCTTCTTTGTCAGCTGGTCCTGCACCATTTGACGGATTTCTTTGAGGTGATTTTCAGTTGGGATGACCTTGATCAAAATACCGTCTTTGGATAAAACGCGACGGAATTCCCCATAGTTGGCAGGCGAGAAGATATCAAGCAGGATATCCATGCTGGCGTCTTTTATAGGAAGACGAGCCAGGTCGCCGACAAACCAGTTGACCGCCCAGTTTGGTTCGCTCTTGGCAGCGATTTGAACGGAATCTTTTGAAATATCAAAGGCGTAAAAGGTTTTGTCAGAGTGACTTTCTTGGAGTTTACGAGAGTAGAAACCTTCGCCACAACCGATATCCAAGACTGTTTTTGCGGATGGATTAGTTGTTAGTAAGTCCGAGATACCTTCTAAAATAGCCTGATAAAAACCAGCTTCAAGAATTTGCTGGCGGTTTTGGAAGTTTTCCTTGTCGTAGTTGGCAGATTGCTTGATTTGCGGAGCCAAGTTGACATAGCCGAATTTTGCCAGATCAAAAGAATGGCGGTTGCTACACTTGAGGCTAGACTCTACCAAGGCCAGATTTTCTTGGCAGATAGGGCAGGAAAAGGCAGTCGCAGAAGCAAAACGCTGAAGT includes the following:
- a CDS encoding putative RNA methyltransferase, coding for MNTNLKPKLQRFASATAFSCPICQENLALVESSLKCSNRHSFDLAKFGYVNLAPQIKQSANYDKENFQNRQQILEAGFYQAILEGISDLLTTNPSAKTVLDIGCGEGFYSRKLQESHSDKTFYAFDISKDSVQIAAKSEPNWAVNWFVGDLARLPIKDASMDILLDIFSPANYGEFRRVLSKDGILIKVIPTENHLKEIRQMVQDQLTKKDYSNQDIKEHFQEHFSIQSSQIASLTKPISAEQRQALLAMTPLLFHVDHTKIDWSQLTEITIEAEILVGKVR